From the genome of Papaver somniferum cultivar HN1 chromosome 2, ASM357369v1, whole genome shotgun sequence, one region includes:
- the LOC113351895 gene encoding protein FAR1-RELATED SEQUENCE 5-like — protein MDEEPNANNTQIVPEMETMEDQPPHVDVIHEDTKDHFQTDLTWKTKEEAVKWVEEHAWKINCVLVKGRQRKKERVEMVCERGGKKVSKKKKGKPYVGKTGKKYKTKTRKINCPFKIVLKWNINEKVFKMNEDMDFRHNHPRPKDLHGHYRAERLKSHEYAEVDKMTRARMAPSKILSKLKADDKNNKTALQQIYNVRSTLRRKDFQGRLVMQQLLWLAQKKNYACEKKLDEFVHVTHLFIAHPECVKLALCFPQVLILDCTYKTNKYEMPLMNVVDHTSTKSPFTVAFCFFHDELKESYAWALEQVKLIFREDALPKVMVTDQEAVLMKKCQGIIQPLKLKELEKIATLPDGEREVKKKEFRKAYEANERMWACFHNDWEALTWSITEEVYEENVAKLISNWGVKYPGIIIYLRKQFLDTNAHRFVSAFKNHHNHFDNQATSMVESAHYRLKSNLFGCVDTFVTVFDAMEDYFMSDVIRIRTLFEKSLMMKHDEFPDDKWLRGLTHRVSHLCIELIMKEVDLMEKMDANSQEECVCKMRESMGLPCRHELLRYKDFLIPFEVIDPNWKQLSNDPMPDEDDDVDIWDTPYGKRLAEMYRGMLRPQKQILWDNMMPILYPHTQQGIFEPEKGPQKGMPPTKENRKEKRARAYALTTKKPTPTTRDPCGVEYHDAKYEEENKAIEMLDKMDEVKLSKKRGRPSKDKGETRKKEVKNSGPLCPPPLEVDVKLKGKMFPSQQIETTKTTLVPKQKEKKTIYVEGDGNFGFHVTAEKLGPFKDGNHPVSQGDKVNYIRQRLLQTLRRNRDFYKSMMRGGGDHGVAHEFISFERHLHGDDVITRDHWMQMPICGFLIAETFNCVVHSFARDGSCYTYVPPTKPCNESVKGRRLVIAFKASIISVLSLDPVAQYLPYAL, from the exons atggatgaggaacccaatgctaataATACACAG ATTGTTCCTGAAATGGAAACTATGGAGGATCAACCACCGCATGTTGATGTCATTCATGAAGATACTAAAGATCACTTCCAAACTGACTTG ACGTGGAAAACCAAAGAAGAAGCTGTTAAATGGGTTGAGGAACATGCTTGGAAAATCAATTGCGTCCTAGTTAAAGGTAGACAAAGAAAAAAGGAGCGGGTTGAGATGGTTTGTGAGAGGGGTGGGAAGAAAGTAAGCAAGAAGAAAAAAGGTAAGCCatatgttgggaagaccgggaaaaAATATAAGACTAAAACAAGGAAGATAAATTGTCCTTTCAAGATCGTCTTAAAATGGAACATAAATGAAAAAGTTTTCAAAATGAATGAAGATATGGATttccgtcataaccacccacgtccaaaGGATCTTCATGGACATTATAGAGCCGAAAGACTAAAATCTCATGAATATGCGGAGgtagataaaatgacacgagcacgtatgGCACCCTCTAAAATTCTTAGCAAGTTGAAGGCGGATGATAAGAATAACAAGACTGCGTTGCAACAAATCTATAACGTGAGAAGTACTTTGAGAAGAAAGGATTTTCAAGGTAGGTTGGTGATGCAACAATTATTGTGGTTGGCGCAAAAGAAGAACTATGCTTGCgaaaagaaattggatgaatTTGTCCATGTGACGCACCTTTTTATTGCCCATCCGGAATGTGTAAAGTTGGcgttatgcttcccacaagttctcatattggattgcacttacaagaccaATAAGTATGAGATGCCCTTGATGAACGTTGTTGATCATACGTCAACCAAGTCACCTTTcaccgttgctttttgtttttttcatgatGAGTTGAAAGAAAGCTATGCATGGGCATTGGAACAagtgaagttaatcttccgggaggatGCTCTACCAAAAGTCATGGTAACCGACCAAGAGGCGGTATTGAT GAAGAAATGCCAAGGGATAATCCAACCGCTCAAGTTGAAAGAGCTAGAGAAGATTGCTACATTACCGGATGGAGAacgagaagtgaagaagaaagaattcaGGAAAGCATATGAGGCTAATGAAAGGATGTGGGCATGTTTCCACAATGATTGGGAAGCTTTGACTTGGTCCATCACCGAAGAAGTGTATGAAGAAAATGTTGCAAAGCTCATTTCGAATTGGGGCGTCAAATACCCGGGAATCATTATATATTTACGCAAGCAATTCTTGGATACCAACGCGCATAGATTTGTTAGTGCATTTAAAAACCACCATAatcacttcgacaaccaagctacaagtatggtagagtcggctcactATCGTTTGAAGAGTAATCTATTTGGGTGCGTGGATACGTTCGTCACGGTGTTTGACGCAATGGAAGACTATTTCATGAGTGACGTTATAAGAATCAGAACGTTATTCGAAAAAAGTCTAATGATGAAGCATGATGAATTCCCAGATGATAAGTGGCTCCGGGGACTAACCCATAGGGTCTCTCATTTGTGCATTGAACTTATAATGAAGgaagtggatttgatggagaaaaTGGATGCTAACTCccaagaagagtgtgtttgtaaaatgagGGAAAGCATGGGACTTCCATGTCGGCATGAactacttcggtacaaggattTTCTTATACCTTTTGAGGTTATTGATCCTAACTGGAAACAATTGAGTAATGATCCTATGCCCGACGAGGACGATGATGTAGATATTTGGGACACACCTTATGGCAAAAGGTTGGCCGAAATGTATCGTGGGATGTTGCGACCTCAAAAACAAATATTATGGGACAATATGATGCCAATACTCTATCCTCACACCCAACAAGGTATATTCGAACCGGAAAAGGGGCCACAAAAAGGTATGCCACCCACGAAAGAAAACCGAAAAGAGAAGAGAGCAAGAGCGTATGCTCTTACTACCAAAAAACCCACACCTACCACAAGGGATCCATGCGGGGTCGAGTACCATGATGCAAAGTACGAAGAAGAGAATAAGGCAATAGAGATGTTAGACAAGATGGATGAAGTGAAGCTATCAAAGAAACGTGGTCGACCGAGCAAGGATAAAGGTGAAACACGTAAAAAAGAAGTTAAGAATAGTGGTCCGCTATGTCCTCCCCCATTGGAAGTAGACGTCAAGCTTAAGGGTAAGATGTTTCCATCTCAACAAATCGAAACAACAAAGACGACTCTGGTGCCCAAGCAAAAGGAGAAGAAAACCATATATGTGGAAG GGGATGGTAATTTTGGTTTCCATGTCACCGCGGAAAAACTAGGGCCTTTTAAAGATGGGAACCATCCGGTTTCCCAAGGGGACAAAGTAAATTATATTCGGCAAAGATTGTTACAAACACTACGCCGAAACAGGGACTTCTACAAGTCAATGATGCGAGGTGGTGGAGACCATGGGGTTGCACACGAGTTCATTAGTTTTGAACGGCATTTACATGGGGATGATGTGATCACAAGAGATCATTGGATGCAAATGCCGATATGTGGGTTTTTAATCGCGGAGACCTTCAATTGTGTTGTTCATTCTTTTGCGAGGGACGGAAGTTGTTACACCTACGTGCCGCCAACAAAACCTTGCAATGAGAGTGTGAAAGGTAGAAGACTTGTTATTGCATTCAAGGCTTCCATTATATCGGTCTTAAGCTTAGACCCGGTTGCCCAATACCTCCCTTATGCCCTTTAG
- the LOC113351896 gene encoding uncharacterized protein LOC113351896 — MLLDVCGTIKDVLSQMKQSSQDLQSSIRRRSNEFDAYMTSRKKVCKVIQKCLSDLKKNTNKNNDLVTDILTEVEVTILAVFESVLCFLSAPKQRSLISKLTTKTATQQVVNEVNKVDVALKSKVIESKEMQKPLASLEMNLQELEDGLESVFRCLIKNRVSLLNILKQ, encoded by the coding sequence ATGCTATTGGATGTTTGTGGAACAATCAAGGATGTTTTGTCACAGATGAAGCAATCTTCCCAGGATCTTCAGTCATCTATTAGAAGGCGATCAAATGAATTTGATGCATACATGACCTCTAGAAAGAAAGTCTGCAAAGTCATTCAAAAATGCCTTTCAGATCTTAAGAAAAACACCAACAAGAACAATGATCTAGTCACTGACATCCTAACAGAAGTTGAAGTTACTATTCTTGCAGTTTTTGAATCTGTCTTGTGTTTCCTATCTGCACCAAAGCAAAGGTCACTAATCTCAAAGTTGACCACCAAAACTGCAACCCAACAAGTTGTCAATGAAGTAAACAAGGTCGATGTCGCATTAAAATCCAAAGTCATTGAATCAAAAGAAATGCAGAAGCCATTGGCTTCTCTTGAAATGAACCTTCAAGAACTTGAAGATGGATTAGAATCCGTCTTTCGGTGTTTGATCAAGAACCGAGTTTCACTTCTTAACATTCTCAAACAATAG
- the LOC113351897 gene encoding uncharacterized protein LOC113351897, translating to MAYHARSISLPTRSNPLAAAVEAQLCKLRSSDLTSSITNNLVALKDLYECVEDFLSTEDGKCLDAVLDRSCMLLDVCETIKDVLSMMKQSAQDLQSSIRRQSNEFDAYMSSRKKVCKVIQKCLSDLKKNTNKNNDFVSDVLTEVEATTLAVFESVLSFLSAPKQRSLVSKLTTKNSTQQVVNEVTKIDIALKSKVIEAKEVQKPLAALEMNLQELEQGLESVFRCLIKNRVSLLNILNQ from the coding sequence ATGGCTTACCATGCTCGCTCCATCAGTTTGCCCACTAGATCTAACCCACTCGCTGCTGCAGTAGAGGCACAATTGTGCAAATTGAGATCTTCAGATCTCACCTCATCCATCACCAACAACTTGGTTGCTCTAAAGGACTTGTATGAATGTGTTGAGGATTTCCTTTCTACCGAAGATGGAAAATGCTTAGACGCAGTATTGGACAGATCTTGCATGTTATTGGATGTTTGTGAAACTATTAAGGATGTTTTGTCTATGATGAAGCAATCTGCCCAGGATCTTCAATCCTCTATTCGAAGGCAATCAAATGAATTTGATGCATACATGAGCTCAAGAAAGAAAGTCTGCAAAGTCATTCAAAAATGCCTTTCAGATCTTAAGAAAAACACCAACAAGAACAATGATTTTGTTAGCGATGTCCTAACAGAAGTTGAAGCAACTACTCTTGCAGTTTTTGAATCTGTCTTGTCTTTCCTATCTGCACCAAAGCAAAGGTCACTGGTCTCAAAGTTGACCACCAAAAATTCTACCCAACAAGTTGTCAATGAAGTAACCAAGATCGATATCGCATTGAAGTCTAAAGTCATTGAAGCTAAAGAAGTGCAGAAGCCATTGGCTGCCCTTGAGATGAACCTTCAGGAACTTGAACAGGGATTGGAATCTGTCTTTCGATGTTTGATCAAGAACCGAGTTTCACTTCTTAACATTCTCAACCAATAG